The nucleotide sequence AGATGGAGATTTTGGATATGAGTTTAACGATTTGGGGTTAGAATTTATAATCGAAGATTTAGtggttataatataaaattacttttatttttataaagttaaataacattttaaaatatatttaaaataatttttatgctAAAAGTATTATCATAAAAAATAGGCTGGTCGAATACTATATTGGTTATTTTTCTTTGTGTATTACTTGTGTGACAAAAATTATTTAGGAGATTTGCCCTACAATCTAAGtagattaatattttcttagtttACCAAATTATTCACTTAACTTGCGACATATCTTGAATCCAAAGACTAAAGATTAGTtgtaatagtgttttttttccttatcTTTTGGTTGGAATAGTATACCTCAATGTACAAGAACCAAGAATTGGTAATCGTTGACATTACGAAAAAGATTGGATACTAACTACGCATTCTACAAtgatatttaccaaaaaacgaAACGGCCCACCAAATGtaacaaaatttcatataaacGAATAATCACAACTCAGCCCCCTCAGTTTCTCTTTCTTTCATCAAACGCccgtttcttctttcttcttcaatcaTAAGACAAACCTGCGATGAAAAAGGAAGATAGAAATTGACAACTTTTTCTGAGAGAGAACTCGAGAAAAAAAGGAGGTGACCCTAATCGATTGCTCAATCATTCACTCACCAGCTGAATTGAGTATTGTGGAAGAAGAGTAATGGCGAAAGCAGGAGGAGGAATCACGAACGCAGTGAACGTAGGAATCGCTGTTCAAGCAGATTGGGAGAATCGTGAGTTCATCTCCCACATCTCCCTCAATGTTCGTCGCCTCTTCGAGTTCCTCGTCCAATTCGGTAACTTTCTCGCTTTTCTCCGTGTTGGGTTTTGAGTCTGGTTGCTAAATTTAGAAACTTTTTTAGTGTTTAGATGAAAAGTTTGTAGCTTTTTTATGTTTGAGATCTAATTTGCATTTGGTTCGACTCTATGTTGATGTCGTTATCTTCTTAGATCCAACCTCTTTGGTTGTGTGTTGATGAAACTTTCTGTTGAGCTAAACTGATGAGAAGCTTTCCATTAATAGTAACCTATGAGTTgctgtgtgtttgtttgttcagAGTCGACGACAAAGAGCAAATTGGCATCATTGAATGAGAAGTTGGATCTTCTGGAACGTCGCTTGGAGATGCTTGAGGTCCAAGTGAGTACCGCTACAGCTAATCCTTCTCTGTTTGCTACCTGAAGCCAGAGTCTGAACCTTTGGCctaatcagaagaagaagaaccatcTTTTCGTTTTTGAATCATTCTTTCTTTCTGCCAAAGATGTAGTAAACTATTAATATGAATCCACCACACACATGAACTGTGTATCTTTGTCTATCCCAGTGTTGATGTAACTTTTAAGATCTTCTGAATGCTAAATCGTTTCATTATGTCACTTGCTTCATTTTGATCTCTGTGGAAATATGGATCATTTGTCTTAGGATACAAACATTACACTACACACTGTTTGTGTTGCTGCTAAAGGAGTCACAAAAGGTTTATTATAACCAACATAGTTTGTCGATCTCTAATCAAACCAGTCCAGAAACAGAAGTATGATTTATACAAAAGCTGCAGAAGAACTGAGATCTGTCTTAAGTCTTGTGGAGATTCCTTAAGCTTCCTCTATTTTCATCTAGACAGTCTTTGCAGAGCAGAAGCTGAATACAAAGAACCCACCGGTTTTGAAAAAGTGAAAGGAGTTATAACCGGTTTAGATTTCACATTGTACAAATAAATAAGTAGTGGATTTTGAAGGGAAGAAGAGACTGTTTAGACCG is from Brassica napus cultivar Da-Ae chromosome A4, Da-Ae, whole genome shotgun sequence and encodes:
- the LOC106394566 gene encoding protein BRICK 1: MAKAGGGITNAVNVGIAVQADWENREFISHISLNVRRLFEFLVQFESTTKSKLASLNEKLDLLERRLEMLEVQVSTATANPSLFAT